Proteins from a single region of Metallibacterium scheffleri:
- the dut gene encoding dUTP diphosphatase, translating into MIVVQYRVLDARLGVSIPLPAYATPGSAAMDLRAAPESALTLAPGDTALVPTGLALHIGDPGWCALILPRSGLGHQHGLVLGNLTGLIDADYQGPLMISCWNRGQAAFTIAPGDRIAQLLLLPVAQAQLVPVAEFAPSSRGTGGFGSTGTG; encoded by the coding sequence ATGATCGTGGTGCAGTACCGCGTGCTCGACGCGCGCCTCGGCGTCAGCATTCCGCTGCCCGCGTATGCCACGCCGGGCAGCGCGGCCATGGACCTGCGTGCCGCGCCCGAATCCGCGCTCACGCTGGCGCCGGGCGACACCGCGCTGGTGCCCACCGGACTCGCCCTGCATATCGGCGATCCGGGCTGGTGCGCGCTGATCCTGCCGCGCTCGGGTCTGGGCCACCAGCACGGCCTGGTGCTGGGCAATCTCACCGGCCTGATCGATGCCGATTACCAGGGCCCGCTGATGATTTCCTGCTGGAACCGCGGACAAGCGGCGTTTACCATCGCGCCGGGGGATCGCATCGCGCAGCTGCTGCTGCTGCCGGTGGCGCAGGCGCAGCTGGTGCCGGTGGCGGAATTCGCCCCCAGCTCGCGCGGGACAGGCGGTTTTGGTTCCACGGGCACGGGTTAG
- the coaBC gene encoding bifunctional phosphopantothenoylcysteine decarboxylase/phosphopantothenate--cysteine ligase CoaBC yields the protein MSAWRGPQRVLLGVSGGIAAYKACELVRRLREREVEVRVVLTANAERFVGVLTFQALSGQPVRNSLWDAAAEAAMGHIELARWADVVLVAPASANTLARLAHGLADDLLGTLCLASERPLLLAPAMNRLMWAHPATQANMALLQARGAQILGPDSGAQACGEVGAGRMLEPDAIVAVLEELASAPAAPDLRGLRVLVSAGPTLEDLDPVRYLGNRSSGRMGFAIAAAAAQAGATVTLVAGPVSLPTPPGVAQRVDVRSARQMHAAMLDAARAADIVIAAAAVADYRPAQVSTHKLKKHGGAMILELAENPDILAALAALQPKPFLVGFAAETEQLEAHARAKLERKGADMIAANRVDAGLGIETADNAISVFWHGGQHELARADKTTLARELLALIATRRAAVRAAAP from the coding sequence ATGAGCGCATGGCGCGGTCCGCAGCGCGTGCTGCTGGGCGTCAGCGGCGGCATCGCCGCGTACAAAGCCTGCGAACTGGTGCGACGCCTGCGCGAGCGTGAAGTGGAGGTGCGCGTGGTACTCACCGCCAACGCCGAGCGCTTCGTCGGCGTCCTCACGTTCCAGGCGCTGTCCGGGCAGCCGGTGCGCAACAGCTTGTGGGATGCCGCTGCCGAGGCCGCCATGGGCCATATCGAGCTGGCGCGCTGGGCCGATGTGGTACTGGTCGCGCCGGCCAGTGCCAATACCTTGGCGCGGCTGGCGCACGGCTTGGCCGATGATCTGCTCGGCACGCTGTGCCTGGCCAGCGAACGCCCGCTGCTGCTGGCACCGGCGATGAACCGTTTGATGTGGGCGCACCCGGCGACGCAGGCCAATATGGCTTTGCTGCAGGCGCGCGGCGCGCAGATTCTGGGTCCGGACAGCGGCGCGCAGGCCTGCGGCGAGGTGGGCGCGGGACGCATGCTGGAGCCCGATGCCATCGTCGCCGTTCTGGAGGAACTGGCGAGTGCGCCGGCGGCGCCCGACCTGCGCGGCCTGCGCGTGCTGGTCAGTGCCGGGCCGACCCTGGAGGATCTCGACCCGGTGCGCTATCTGGGCAATCGCAGCTCCGGGCGCATGGGTTTCGCCATCGCCGCCGCCGCCGCGCAGGCCGGTGCCACGGTCACGCTGGTGGCCGGGCCGGTCAGCCTGCCGACACCGCCGGGCGTGGCGCAGCGCGTGGATGTGCGCAGCGCGCGCCAGATGCACGCCGCGATGCTCGATGCAGCGCGTGCCGCCGACATCGTGATCGCGGCCGCCGCGGTGGCCGATTACCGACCGGCGCAGGTCAGCACGCACAAGCTCAAGAAGCACGGCGGCGCCATGATCCTGGAACTGGCCGAGAATCCCGACATCCTCGCCGCGCTGGCGGCGCTGCAGCCCAAGCCTTTCCTGGTGGGCTTCGCCGCGGAAACCGAGCAACTCGAGGCCCATGCGCGCGCCAAGCTCGAACGCAAGGGCGCGGACATGATCGCCGCCAATCGTGTCGACGCCGGACTGGGCATCGAAACCGCGGACAACGCCATCAGCGTGTTCTGGCACGGCGGCCAGCACGAGCTGGCGCGCGCCGACAAGACCACGCTGGCGCGCGAACTGCTGGCGCTGATCGCCACGCGTCGTGCCGCTGTGCGCGCGGCCGCGCCATGA